The Candidatus Latescibacter sp. genomic sequence CGGGTTCTGGTCTACGATGGAAAAACTCGAAAATGATTTGTCAACCGCGTTGCTTGAGGTCTCAGAAGATAAAAAAACCATTCAAAAACTGGTGGGTTTCCAATGGGCTATATTTTAATGATTGGTAGCGAATTAGTATTAATACTTTTCTAGGAACCTATGGCTCTCTTGGAGATAGATTTAGAGAAAAAGCATGGGAACAGCTTTACTGGGCAGGTGCAATACATTTAATCAGCATGATAGATGCAATCATTTCAGTTTATCATATAAATAATCAGAAGAGTAATAAATCTTATTTTATTTCTACAGTTGGTTCCGCTGTATTTCCAAATATTGGACATGGATACCTGGGGAATAAAAATAATGTGAGGGGATGGTTGTATAGTTTTGGTGAAACAGTATCATTTTTTACTGAAAAAGATGATTTCGTAATGGGCATTCGATTGTTTAGTACAGTTGATGCCGCCGTTTCAACTCATCAAGCAAATGCAAAAAATTTTGAAGTGATCTTCATGCCAGGAATTAAATCTGGATATTTGCTCCTTTCAAAAACTTTTTAAAGGAGTATAGTGCCTTTTTTCATCTCGATATATCCCAGGATGAATGTCTTGCTCCCCCTGTTTCAAATCCTTATATTATTTAGTTATTGCAGATATAGGTTCGCCAAATGAAACGGCATCTATCTTTGAGAGTTTATACTTAAGAAAATGCTCTAACATGTTGTCATATCTTCATAAAAGGAACTATTTATGGATTTAAAGGCGGCCGCCCGCTCGATTTTTTCTGAAGCAGTAAAAGCGGCGGATCCGTATCTCGGCATTAAAAAATTTGTGGAGCGGCAGGGAGACGATATTCATATAGCCGGTGAACTCTATCCGGAAGCGCGTTTCAGCAAGGTTATCGTGATCGGCGGCGGAAAAGCTTCGGCCCGGATGGGGCAGGCCCTCGAAGAAATTCTCGGGGATCGGATTTCCGGGGGATGGATAAACACAAAGGATGGTCATGCCGTTCCTTTGAAACGGATAACCGTACACGAATGCGGCCATCCGGTTCCGGACGAGCGTGGAATTTACGGCGCCCGCCGGATCATCGACCTGCTCGATACCGCCGACAGCGAAACGCTTGTCATCTGCCTGCTGTCCGGGGGAGGTTCTGCTCTCATGCCTGCTCCGGCGGAGGGGATCAGCCTTGGGGAGAAACAGGATGTAACCAGGCTTCTTCTCGCCGCAGGGGCGGCCATAGATGAGCTGAATGCTGTCAGAAAGCATCTCTCAATTATCAAAGGCGGGGGCATGGCCCGACTGGCTGCACCGGCGCACCTCCATGTGCTCATTCTCTCCGATGTGATCGGGGACAAACTCGATACCATCGCTTCCGGCCCCGGTGTCTATGACCGGACTACCTTCAGGGACTGCATCGACATCTGTTCCCGCTGCGGCATATTTGAAAAGCTTCCCCAGCCGGTTCGTGAGCGGTTCCTCCGGGGGGCTGAAGGAACCATACCCGAAACTGCGAAACCAGGAGAGGGTTATCTCTCCCTTGCGCGCAATACCCTGATAGGGAACAACCGCATGTCGGTGGAAGCGGCTGAGAAAGCGGCTTCCGGCCTGGGATTCGGAACCCTGGTGCTCTCCACGGTATTGGAAGGAGAAGCAAAAGAAATCGGAACCGTTTATGCAGCGATAGCGTCAGAGATTGTAAGCTCCGGGAATCCCCTCCCCATGCCCGCCTGTGTCATCGGCGGCGGAGAAACCACAGTGACCGTGCGCGGCAGGGGAAAAGGCGGGAGAAACCAGGAGATGGCTCTGCGGGTGGCCGAGCGTATCTCCGGACTTTCCGGAGTGGCCTTCCTCAGCGGGGGAACGGACGGCACCGACGGCCCCACCGATGCTGCAGGCGGAGTGGTAGACAGCGAAACGCGCAGTATCGGGACGAAAAAGGGGCTGAACATCCGCAGCTATCTTGAC encodes the following:
- a CDS encoding DUF4147 domain-containing protein, whose amino-acid sequence is MDLKAAARSIFSEAVKAADPYLGIKKFVERQGDDIHIAGELYPEARFSKVIVIGGGKASARMGQALEEILGDRISGGWINTKDGHAVPLKRITVHECGHPVPDERGIYGARRIIDLLDTADSETLVICLLSGGGSALMPAPAEGISLGEKQDVTRLLLAAGAAIDELNAVRKHLSIIKGGGMARLAAPAHLHVLILSDVIGDKLDTIASGPGVYDRTTFRDCIDICSRCGIFEKLPQPVRERFLRGAEGTIPETAKPGEGYLSLARNTLIGNNRMSVEAAEKAASGLGFGTLVLSTVLEGEAKEIGTVYAAIASEIVSSGNPLPMPACVIGGGETTVTVRGRGKGGRNQEMALRVAERISGLSGVAFLSGGTDGTDGPTDAAGGVVDSETRSIGTKKGLNIRSYLDDNDSYHYLQQVDGLLMTGPTGTNVMDVQILLAGKPDMIHRKFGMAAFAAVLFMVCGASVSFSAEKHAGDFLALGAGARALGMGSAFVAVTDGATSAYYNPAGLLHLKTREMNLMHSEQFGGLENYNTVAGGASLNDREAIGFTLLHIGVGDIKYTRLFDPSKALSDSNRPEIASQQDATDLALLLAGAQKLSPRLGIGATVKIVRRAVGNDTAFGYGIDLGAQYRLGNSLSLGVVFRDVTGTQVNWDGQLSNDRIAPTVDVGAAYYGAAPWIGGNYILASSIAYFGDSPRIKGINTMNLGLEYWLRDILAFRAGSSEGNGTFGIGLARLPLISSSSLDYAFLSHSELDSTHRLSMTIRF